A single Fusarium oxysporum Fo47 chromosome IV, complete sequence DNA region contains:
- a CDS encoding mitochondrial carrier domain-containing protein, giving the protein MATAGTNRPSGYDHHNHHQNPLQADDEFSLRHMMDAEPTGPNDGRDILSGSKSIPAAGAGSSNNGVVDITATQKMVSAMSGSLLTSLLVTPLDVVRVRLQSQKAPRSTVDFSKLAITTTSLSPAQTAELGITSCCREVFFSGGNAEFCLAAPRIDGIVAPPAPAECAVEEVQRRTFSSTFDGLRKIARNEGVTTLWRGLSPTLVMAVPSNIIYFTGYDYLRFNPKSPFSHFSDTSAPLTAGSAARVLAATAVSPIELVKTRMQAAHGASTTNHLVEAFESVKEMVGSHGYTALWRGLTLTLWRDVPFSGLYWWGYESIRSRLTDYREQRHGHSLPFEEDLSEARRRSQVQENHTETFVDAFTAGALSGAFASFVTTPFDVGKTRTQIYQDSSKKAKQSSASAVAAPEERSMVRLLWHIFKTEGASGLWKGWIPRTLKVAPACAIMISSYEVGKRAFRGVNERRLHSSNDRS; this is encoded by the exons ATGGCCACTGCCGGCACAAATCGCCCCAGTGGCTACGACCACCACAATCACCACCAGAACCCCCTCCAAGCCGATGACGAGTTTTCGCTACGCCATATGATGGATGCCGAGCCGACGGGCCCCAACGACGGGAGGGATATCCTCAGTGGGAGTAAATCAATACCGGCGGCGGGAGCTGGGAGCAGCAATAATGGAGTTGTTGATATCACAGCGACGCAAAAGATGGTGTCGGCCATGTCGGGCAGTTTATTAACGTCATTGCTTG TTACACCCCTCGATGTCGTCCGCGTGCGACTCCAGTCGCAAAAGGCTCCTCGATCGACCGTCGATTTCTCTAAACTCGCAATTACTACCACCTCGCTCTCCCCCGCCCAAACCGCCGAACTCGGTATCACATCCTGCTGTCGCGAAGTCTTTTTCTCCGGTGGCAACGCCGAATTCTGTCTCGCTGCGCCTAGGATAGACGGTATCGTCGCGCCTCCAGCACCCGCCGAATGTGCCGTCGAAGAGGTACAACGCCGAACCTTCAGCTCTACTTTTGACGGTCTGCGAAAGATTGCCCGCAACGAGGGCGTTACAACTCTCTGGCGAGGATTATCGCCCACACTCGTCATGGCAGTTCCTTCGAATATCATCTACTTTACTGGTTACGATTATTTGCGATTTAACCCGAAGAGTCCGTTTTCGCACTTTTCCGATACATCGGCACCTTTGACTGCTGGATCAGCTGCGCGTGTCCTAGCAGCCACCGCCGTGAGCCCGATCGAACTTGTCAAGACACGAATGCAGGCCGCTCATGGAGCATCGACAACAAATCACCTTGTGGAAGCCTTCGAGAGTGTGAAGGAGATGGTGGGATCGCATGGATATACTGCATTATGGAGAGGCTTGACATTGACCCTTTGGCGAGATGTCCCTTTCTCAGGTCTCTACTGGTGGGGATACGAGTCGATACGATCAAGACTGACGGATTATCGTGAGCAACGCCATGGCCACTCATTACCATTCGAGGAGGATCTGTCTGAAGCAAGGAGGAGATCGCAGGTACAGGAGAACCACACCGAAACCTTCGTGGATGCCTTTACAGCTGGTGCTCTATCAGGGGCGTTCGCCTCGTTCGTCACAACACCTTTCGACGTCGGAAAGACACGAACACAGATCTACCAAGACAGCTCCAAAAAGGCCAAACAAAGCAGTGCCAGCGCAGTAGCAGCCCCCGAGGAGCGCAGTATGGTACGCCTCCTCTGGCACATCTTCAAGACCGAAGGAGCCTCAGGACTATGGAAGGGATGGATCCCACGAACCCTCAAGGTTGCTCCAGCATGCGCTATCATGATCAGCAGCTACGAGGTAGGCAAGCGAGCGTTCCGCGGAGTTAACGAGCGACGTCTTCACAGCTCCAACGATCGTTCGTGA
- a CDS encoding Alpha/Beta hydrolase protein, with product MDRAFYTAPIDNGVSIAYTDTKPDGNEKGVVVLIHGFPQTSYQFRKVIGPISSAGYRVITPDYRGAGYSHRTQTGFTKTVMASDILQLLDHLSIKDSVHIVGHDIGGMIAYTFASRYSDRTASVIWGECPLPGTQAHEDTWKIHGVQHFHFWFHQVLDLPEALVSGREEIYLGHFYDKYSYNSSAIAQEDLNYYVKMFSRPGALRCGFNIYREFGTDSEENREWVAKNGKCKVRALGLNGGMNQFSEMAEQMMGEVHEKGTFSVASVPESGHWIAEENPEGFVKAVLEFVGKE from the exons ATGGACCGTGCCTTCTATACTGCCCCTATCGACAATGGTGTGAGCATCGCTTATACTGATACCAAGCCTGATGGGAATGAGAAAGGCGTTGTGGTCTTGATTCATGGTTTCCCTCAGACTTCGTATCAGTTTCGAAAAGTCATCGGCCCTATCTCCTCAGCTGG ATATCGGGTGATCACCCCAGATTACCGTGGAGCTGGATACTCGCACAGAACTCAGACAGGCTTCACCAAGACCGTCATGGCGTCAGATATCttgcagcttcttgaccatctcTCTATCAAAGATTCAGTCCACATTGTCGGGCATGATATTGGCGGTATGATAGCATATACCTTTGCCTCACGATACTCCGACCGTACAGCATCTGTCATCTGGGGGGAATGTCCCCTCCCAGGAACTCAAGCCCACGAGGACACATGGAAAATACACGGTGTTCAGCATTTCCACTTCTGGTTCCACCAAGTTCTCGATCTCCCCGAAGCTCTCGTCTCAGGCAGGGAGGAGATCTACCTCGGCCACTTCTACGACAAATACTCGTACAACTCATCAGCAATTGCCCAAGAGGACTTGAACTACTATGTCAAAATGTTTAGTCGCCCCGGTGCTCTCCGCTGTGGTTTTAATATCTATAGAGAGTTTGGGACAGATTCAGAAGAGAATCGTGAGTGGGTTGCCAAGAATGGAAAATGTAAAGTGAGGGCGTTGGGGCTTAATGGCGGGATGAATCAGTTCAGTGAGATGGCCGAGCAGATGATGGGGGAAGTTCATGAAAAGGGCACTTTTAGTGTTGCTTCGGTGCCTGAGAGTGGACACTGGATTGCAGAGGAGAATCCTGAAGGGTTTGTGAAGGCAGTGCTTGAGTTTGTTGGAAAGGAGTAG